The window GGCCGCGTCGAGGGCGGCGATGCCGTCTTCGGGGGTGGCGTCGGCGATCGTCTTGATGACCTTGCCGGTGGCCGGGTCGTTGACGTCGAGCGTGGCGCCGGTGCTGCCGGCCACCCAGTGGCCGCCGATGAAGAGGCGGTCGGGCACTCCGGCGAGGAGTTCGTTCTCGTTGGTCACTGGTGGTCTCCCTCTGTGTTCGTCGTGTACATCATGCTCTCGGTGGGCGGGGTTCGCCCGGGTGTGGTGGTCGTGGTCGGCGGGGCGCGGGGCGGCCGGATGCGCGTGCGGCGCTGTCGGCGTCAGCTGGCGGTCTCCGCCAGGGCCGTCGCCACCACGTCGAGGCCGTCGGCGATCAGCGCGTCGTCGATGGTCAACGGGGGCAGGAAGCGGATGACGTTGCCGAAGGTGCCGCAGGTGAGCAGCACCACTCCGGCCGCGTGGGCCTTCGCGGCGACGGCGGCCGTGAGCGCGGCGTCGGGGTCGCCGGTGGTGGGGTCGACCAGTTCGAGGGCCACCATGGCGCCGCGGCCGCGGATGTCGCCGACCCGCGCATCCGCTCTCTTCAGCTCGGTCAGTCGCGCGAGGAACTGCTCGCCGATGGCGCGGGCGCGTTCGACGAGGCCGTCCTCCTCGAAGCTGCGGATGGTCGCGATCGCCGCCGCGCAGGCGATGGGGTTGCCACCGTAGGTGCCGCCGAGGCCGCCGGCGTGGGCGGAGTCCATGATCTCGGCGCGGCCGGTGACCGCGCTGAGCGGCAGGCCGCCGGCGATGCCCTTCGCGGTGACGATCAGGTCGGGCTCGAGGCCCTCGTGCTCGCAGGCGAAGAAGTCGCCGGTGCGGGCGAAGCCGGTCTGCACCTCGTCGGCGATGAAGACGACGCCGTTCTCGCGCGCCCAGGCGAGCAGGGTCGGCAGGAAGCCCTCGGCCGGGACGACGAAGCCGCCCTCGCCCTGGATCGGCTCGATGATGAGCGCGGCGAGGTTCGCGGCGCCGATCTGCTTCTCGATCTGCACGATGGCGCGGCGGGCGGCTGCAGCGCCGTCGTTCGCCTGCGCCTCGCCCAACAGCTGCGCATCCCGGTAGGGGTAGGACATCGGCGCCCGGTAGACCTCGGGGGCGAACGGCCCGAAGCCGCTCTTGTAGGGCATCGACTTGGCGGTCAGCGCCATGGTGAGGTTGGTGCGGCCGTGGTAGCCGTGGTCGAAGGCCACGACGGCCTGCTTGCCGGTGAAGTGCCGGGCGATCTTCACGGCGTTCTCGACGGCCTCGGCA of the Herbiconiux flava genome contains:
- the gabT gene encoding 4-aminobutyrate--2-oxoglutarate transaminase; the protein is MTVTAEPETVRGGPALRQQRELVTAIPGPRSQQLLARKSAAVPKGVGLTLPIFVEAAGGGVLRDVDGNTLIDFGSGIAVTGVGNSAPAVVDAVTAQVAQFTHTCFTITGYEGYVEVAEALNRLTPGDFDKRTALFNSGAEAVENAVKIARHFTGKQAVVAFDHGYHGRTNLTMALTAKSMPYKSGFGPFAPEVYRAPMSYPYRDAQLLGEAQANDGAAAARRAIVQIEKQIGAANLAALIIEPIQGEGGFVVPAEGFLPTLLAWARENGVVFIADEVQTGFARTGDFFACEHEGLEPDLIVTAKGIAGGLPLSAVTGRAEIMDSAHAGGLGGTYGGNPIACAAAIATIRSFEEDGLVERARAIGEQFLARLTELKRADARVGDIRGRGAMVALELVDPTTGDPDAALTAAVAAKAHAAGVVLLTCGTFGNVIRFLPPLTIDDALIADGLDVVATALAETAS